In Fluviispira sanaruensis, a genomic segment contains:
- a CDS encoding BMP family lipoprotein, with translation MKKFLFLIVSFVCLLNLSVNLSANAKQKICMVLDRGGKDDKSFNESAVRGFQKALDNLDISSESKFLEIHSDAQIQHYLRNFSLDPDCSLIITIGFNPSSYVKNFAEKYANKKYLTIDHKALSTKKNIRSALFREDEGAYLMGSIAAIKSKSKKIGLVGGMDIPMMSRFAYAYKAGAKKISDKIQVATSIIGTTPEAWNNPAKAKEIALAQIAQGVDVIFQVAGPSGMGVFDAIQQVKEKNPTQTYFAIGVDSNQNAIAPKIILTSMEKHVDMAVYSSIEDLVNEKFTSDIKEYNLRNGGVDWAFDKHNKSLFSAFEIQRINNIRSAIIEGKIKVPDFYTLPKKDQKSI, from the coding sequence ATGAAAAAATTTTTGTTTTTAATTGTTTCTTTTGTTTGTTTATTAAATTTATCAGTCAATCTAAGTGCAAATGCGAAACAAAAAATATGCATGGTGCTCGATCGGGGTGGAAAAGACGATAAATCATTTAATGAATCTGCAGTGCGTGGTTTTCAAAAGGCTTTGGATAATTTGGATATTTCTTCAGAGAGTAAATTTCTTGAAATTCACTCCGATGCACAGATTCAGCATTATTTAAGAAATTTCTCTCTCGATCCTGATTGTAGTTTAATAATAACAATTGGCTTTAATCCTTCGAGTTATGTGAAAAATTTTGCAGAAAAATATGCAAATAAAAAATATTTAACAATTGATCATAAAGCTCTCTCTACGAAAAAGAATATTCGATCTGCTCTTTTTCGAGAAGATGAAGGCGCATATTTAATGGGAAGTATTGCTGCCATTAAATCGAAATCGAAAAAAATAGGTTTGGTTGGTGGTATGGACATTCCCATGATGAGTCGTTTTGCTTACGCTTATAAAGCAGGCGCAAAAAAAATTTCAGACAAAATCCAAGTGGCAACAAGTATTATTGGCACAACCCCAGAAGCCTGGAATAACCCAGCAAAAGCAAAGGAAATTGCACTTGCGCAAATTGCTCAAGGAGTCGATGTTATTTTTCAAGTTGCAGGCCCTTCAGGTATGGGTGTGTTTGATGCCATTCAGCAAGTAAAAGAAAAGAATCCCACTCAAACTTATTTTGCTATAGGAGTCGATTCGAATCAAAATGCAATTGCACCTAAAATTATATTAACGAGTATGGAAAAACATGTTGATATGGCGGTTTATTCATCGATTGAAGATTTAGTGAACGAAAAATTCACCAGTGATATAAAAGAATACAACTTAAGAAATGGTGGGGTAGACTGGGCTTTTGATAAGCATAATAAATCTCTATTTAGCGCATTTGAGATCCAAAGAATAAATAATATTCGCTCTGCAATTATTGAGGGTAAAATTAAAGTGCCAGATTTTTATACCCTGCCTAAAAAAGATCAGAAAAGTATTTAA
- a CDS encoding nucleoside phosphorylase, with translation MLLNHLNFTIDFLSKLNVHLCLLSGDPSRTRMIAEKYLRKSELVCDNRGLLCYIGETSLGMPIIAATSGMGAPSTSIVVNELAQAGIEVIIRVGTTGSIQKYIAPGSLIVNYASLCKQGAAKDIAPNEYPSVASPLLSTDLYHTAKGIHPSVYFGINASVDTFYEGQERYGNANPHLLRKQQGLIQEYQHLNILNFEMETGTLFKMASVYKFHATSICGVVAARYSGNEESEKIMHNIVDDVTDKTILSALKTLENIQSGKLILNN, from the coding sequence ATGTTACTCAATCATCTTAATTTTACTATTGATTTCTTATCTAAACTTAATGTGCATTTGTGTCTTTTGTCAGGTGATCCCAGTCGCACCCGCATGATCGCCGAGAAATATTTGCGTAAATCCGAATTGGTCTGTGATAATCGCGGATTGCTTTGTTATATCGGAGAAACATCTCTAGGTATGCCTATTATTGCAGCAACTTCTGGTATGGGAGCGCCTTCAACAAGTATTGTAGTAAATGAATTAGCTCAAGCCGGGATAGAAGTTATTATTCGAGTAGGAACAACAGGATCTATACAAAAATATATTGCACCAGGTAGTCTTATTGTAAATTATGCATCGTTATGTAAACAAGGAGCGGCAAAAGATATTGCTCCTAATGAGTATCCTTCTGTAGCAAGTCCATTATTATCGACAGATCTATATCATACTGCAAAAGGAATTCACCCGTCCGTTTATTTTGGTATCAATGCCTCAGTCGACACTTTTTATGAAGGGCAAGAGCGGTATGGCAATGCTAATCCACATTTGTTAAGGAAACAGCAAGGACTTATTCAGGAATATCAACATTTAAATATTTTAAACTTTGAAATGGAGACAGGAACATTATTTAAAATGGCAAGTGTTTATAAATTTCATGCAACAAGTATTTGCGGTGTGGTTGCCGCAAGATATTCAGGCAATGAAGAGTCTGAAAAAATAATGCACAATATTGTAGATGATGTTACAGATAAAACTATACTATCTGCCTTAAAAACTTTAGAAAATATTCAAAGCGGAAAATTGATCTTAAATAATTAA
- the argS gene encoding arginine--tRNA ligase, whose translation MPTLHDPFKSEIAQIVCAQLNQFAQESGLELQIAEQDVYNQLTVPPDFSLGKAALPCFLFAKAFKKAPQKIAQELAQSLNAKAHQLVEKVDCVNAYLNFHCQFEKLAESFSSAVKTGEYFKKELLKENEKDKVVVEYSQPNTHKAMHVGHLRCLVLGDAVCNLLEYAGNQVVRATYPGDLGTHVAKIIWYLTHPSKKELPKENQSSWLGQMYAEADEAFKQAKGTEQELEIKQNISEILNQLDNSAGEYFELWKETREWSLNYLKDIYKWLNSHFDIWYFESECHTPSKILVKKKFEEGFFIKDNGAIGIDLSPWKLGFAMFLKSDGNGLYLTKDLDLITRKFADPKVTKSIVVVDSRQKLHFQQLFKTAELMGYPQAAKSVHLSYETVNTEDGKPFSSRQLNGLQLLDLRYKMEEKVKNDYLERYRGQWTDEEIELTAKNITIGALKYGMLRVDNNTQINFSLEEWLKLDGETGPYLQYVHARCTSILDKLGQPKDKIKFILNEAAEKELLFILSRFNDFALQASLQNRPSILTGYLYDTAKSFNRYYELCPIKNAEENIKETRLALVQNTQKIISEGLSLLGIHSPEKM comes from the coding sequence ATGCCGACCTTACACGACCCCTTTAAATCTGAAATAGCTCAAATTGTCTGCGCTCAATTAAACCAATTTGCACAGGAGTCGGGTTTAGAACTTCAAATTGCGGAACAAGACGTCTATAATCAATTGACAGTTCCGCCTGACTTTTCCTTGGGAAAAGCCGCACTTCCTTGCTTTTTATTTGCAAAAGCGTTTAAAAAAGCACCGCAGAAGATTGCCCAAGAGCTTGCCCAAAGTTTAAACGCAAAAGCACATCAGCTTGTAGAAAAAGTAGATTGTGTAAATGCTTATTTAAATTTTCATTGTCAATTTGAAAAGCTTGCAGAATCATTTTCTTCAGCTGTAAAAACGGGAGAATATTTCAAAAAAGAGCTCCTAAAAGAAAATGAAAAAGACAAAGTCGTTGTTGAATACTCGCAGCCCAATACCCACAAAGCTATGCATGTTGGTCATTTGCGCTGCCTCGTTTTAGGCGATGCTGTCTGCAATCTTTTAGAATATGCAGGCAACCAGGTTGTACGTGCGACTTATCCAGGGGATTTAGGCACACATGTTGCGAAAATAATCTGGTATTTAACACATCCAAGCAAAAAAGAATTGCCTAAAGAAAACCAAAGCAGTTGGCTTGGACAAATGTACGCGGAAGCAGATGAAGCTTTTAAACAAGCTAAAGGAACTGAGCAAGAATTAGAAATCAAACAAAACATCTCTGAAATACTCAATCAGCTTGACAATTCTGCTGGTGAATATTTTGAATTATGGAAAGAAACCCGTGAATGGAGCCTAAACTATCTAAAAGATATATATAAATGGCTCAATTCTCATTTTGATATTTGGTACTTTGAAAGTGAATGCCACACTCCATCCAAAATTCTTGTTAAAAAGAAATTTGAAGAAGGATTCTTTATTAAAGACAATGGAGCGATAGGCATTGATTTAAGCCCATGGAAATTAGGTTTTGCCATGTTTTTAAAATCAGACGGAAATGGCCTTTATTTAACAAAAGATCTCGATTTAATCACCCGTAAATTCGCCGATCCTAAAGTCACAAAATCAATCGTGGTGGTCGACTCTCGACAAAAACTCCATTTTCAACAATTGTTTAAAACGGCTGAACTGATGGGCTACCCTCAAGCTGCGAAATCAGTGCATTTGTCATATGAAACTGTTAACACAGAAGATGGAAAACCCTTCAGTTCCAGACAACTAAATGGTCTACAACTTCTTGATCTCCGCTATAAAATGGAAGAAAAAGTAAAAAACGATTACCTAGAAAGATATCGTGGACAATGGACAGATGAAGAAATTGAGCTCACAGCAAAAAATATTACCATCGGTGCACTTAAATATGGAATGCTCCGTGTTGACAACAACACCCAAATTAATTTTTCACTCGAAGAATGGCTCAAGCTCGATGGAGAAACAGGTCCATATTTACAATATGTGCATGCACGTTGTACAAGTATACTCGATAAACTTGGTCAGCCCAAAGACAAAATCAAATTTATTTTAAACGAAGCTGCTGAAAAAGAATTATTGTTTATTCTTTCTCGCTTTAATGATTTCGCTTTACAAGCATCACTGCAAAATCGCCCTTCAATATTAACTGGATATCTTTATGATACCGCTAAATCTTTTAATCGCTATTATGAGCTATGCCCTATTAAGAATGCAGAAGAAAATATTAAAGAAACACGACTTGCCTTGGTTCAAAATACGCAAAAAATAATTTCTGAAGGATTATCACTCCTCGGTATTCATTCCCCAGAAAAGATGTAA
- the lpdA gene encoding dihydrolipoyl dehydrogenase yields MSTNYDLIVIGSGPAGYEGAIYASQLGMKVALVEKEQWLGGTCLNVGCIPAKSMLQSALMYEKAKKFASYGVKIAGADNPELDFPQVNKRRDEIVKTMTNGVGFLMKKNKVDVIRGFGSIVAKGQVEVNADGKKTNYTCKNILIATGSRARHLPHIKVDGKNIVTSEEIWAFDKVPETMAVLGGGVIGCEFASAYGRYGTKVTILEMAEQICPTEDHETAAELTKALKKQNCEVLTSTKTKSIVAKGNKVEVQIEGENSVRTFDKVLLSVGRSPNVENIGLEKVGIKLDERGFIPVDLKTYQTNIAGIYAVGDVLSTPQLAHTGSAEALYAVDIIAGKKRHPINYLTNPAAIYTYPEIASIGHTENQLKKSGRAYKAAKFPFSAVAKARIDDIAEGFVKILVDPKYGEVLGVHIVNTKASEMISEFALGNNLEMTIEELAHTIHPHPTVSEIIKEAAHAAMGHPINM; encoded by the coding sequence ATGTCTACAAATTATGATCTCATTGTTATCGGAAGTGGCCCAGCTGGGTATGAAGGCGCAATTTATGCCAGCCAGCTTGGGATGAAAGTTGCTCTTGTAGAAAAAGAGCAATGGCTAGGAGGGACGTGTTTAAACGTTGGCTGTATTCCAGCAAAATCCATGCTTCAGTCAGCACTTATGTATGAAAAAGCTAAAAAATTTGCGAGTTACGGTGTTAAAATCGCTGGAGCAGACAATCCAGAACTTGATTTCCCCCAAGTGAATAAGCGTCGTGATGAAATTGTGAAAACCATGACAAATGGCGTTGGTTTTCTAATGAAAAAAAATAAAGTCGATGTCATTCGCGGTTTTGGCTCTATAGTTGCCAAGGGGCAAGTTGAAGTCAATGCAGATGGTAAAAAGACAAATTACACTTGTAAAAATATTTTAATCGCCACAGGAAGTCGTGCAAGACATCTTCCTCACATTAAGGTGGACGGAAAGAATATTGTCACTTCAGAAGAAATCTGGGCTTTTGATAAAGTACCCGAAACTATGGCTGTGCTTGGTGGAGGTGTTATCGGTTGTGAATTTGCCTCAGCTTATGGCCGTTACGGAACTAAAGTAACAATCCTCGAAATGGCAGAACAAATTTGTCCAACTGAAGATCATGAAACAGCTGCTGAACTTACAAAAGCACTGAAAAAACAAAACTGTGAAGTTTTAACAAGCACAAAAACAAAATCCATTGTTGCAAAAGGTAATAAGGTTGAAGTGCAAATTGAAGGTGAAAATTCAGTTCGTACATTTGATAAAGTGTTGTTGAGTGTTGGGCGTTCACCTAACGTAGAAAATATTGGCCTTGAAAAAGTTGGTATTAAACTCGATGAGCGTGGATTTATTCCTGTAGACCTTAAGACTTACCAAACAAATATAGCAGGAATTTATGCTGTTGGTGATGTTCTTTCTACTCCTCAACTTGCTCACACTGGCTCTGCGGAAGCACTGTATGCAGTCGATATTATTGCTGGCAAGAAGCGCCATCCAATTAATTATTTAACGAATCCAGCAGCAATTTATACTTATCCTGAAATTGCAAGCATCGGTCATACTGAAAATCAATTAAAGAAATCTGGTCGTGCATATAAAGCAGCTAAGTTTCCATTTTCTGCAGTGGCGAAAGCGCGTATTGATGACATTGCAGAAGGATTTGTTAAAATCCTTGTCGATCCAAAATACGGCGAAGTTCTCGGAGTTCACATTGTCAATACAAAAGCAAGTGAAATGATTTCTGAGTTTGCGTTAGGTAACAACCTTGAAATGACAATCGAAGAATTGGCTCACACAATTCATCCACACCCAACCGTGTCAGAAATTATAAAAGAGGCTGCACATGCAGCAATGGGACATCCAATTAATATGTGA
- a CDS encoding dihydrolipoamide acetyltransferase family protein codes for MATQNVLMPQMGESIQEGTLTRWHKKVGDKVQREEILFEISTDKVDTEIPSPASGVLVQILAKENDVVSVNSVVAVIDDAAQPGTIAQAAAPAAAKVSAPAASAPAAQPALDNAKVLASPLARKVAEEHSVDLSKLQGSGEGNKIVKNDVLAALETGKSVSPLVAAAAAAATAPVSKASADHVKSTGGSSEGVIDGVRVSRVPMTGMRKKIADHMVMSKRTSPHVTSVIEIDLQKIVDVRAKFKDKFEAINGFKLTFMPFFLQAVVEAIKAVPVVNSSVDGDAILYKKDINLGCAVALDWGLIVPVIKNSSERSFVGLGRELNNLAEKARNKKLAPDDVRGGTFSISNYGGFGTVIGQPIINQPQVAIFGIGAMQKKPVVINDAIAIRTMCYCVLSFDHRVIDGSDSGKFLSTVKNVLENWNIPVI; via the coding sequence ATGGCAACTCAGAATGTTCTTATGCCACAAATGGGCGAGTCTATTCAAGAAGGAACATTGACTCGATGGCATAAAAAAGTTGGCGATAAAGTTCAACGCGAAGAAATATTATTTGAAATCTCTACTGATAAAGTCGACACAGAAATCCCTTCGCCTGCAAGTGGTGTTCTGGTACAAATATTAGCTAAAGAAAATGATGTCGTAAGTGTTAATTCCGTTGTGGCCGTTATCGACGATGCAGCACAGCCAGGGACAATTGCTCAAGCGGCAGCACCTGCAGCAGCGAAAGTATCGGCCCCAGCAGCTTCCGCCCCAGCAGCACAGCCTGCTCTCGACAATGCTAAAGTTTTAGCAAGCCCACTTGCACGTAAAGTTGCAGAAGAGCATTCAGTCGATCTTTCTAAACTTCAGGGATCGGGTGAAGGTAATAAAATCGTTAAAAATGATGTCCTTGCCGCACTTGAAACTGGCAAATCCGTTTCTCCTTTGGTCGCAGCTGCTGCCGCTGCAGCAACAGCTCCAGTTTCAAAGGCGAGCGCTGATCATGTTAAATCGACTGGAGGTTCGTCTGAAGGTGTGATTGATGGCGTGCGGGTCAGTCGTGTGCCTATGACAGGTATGCGCAAAAAAATTGCTGATCACATGGTCATGAGCAAAAGAACAAGTCCACATGTGACTTCTGTCATTGAAATAGATTTGCAAAAAATCGTTGATGTGCGTGCAAAATTCAAAGATAAATTCGAAGCAATTAATGGATTTAAATTAACTTTTATGCCATTCTTCTTACAAGCAGTGGTCGAAGCTATAAAAGCCGTGCCTGTTGTCAATTCCAGTGTCGATGGTGACGCAATCCTTTATAAGAAAGACATCAATTTAGGTTGTGCTGTGGCTTTGGATTGGGGTCTTATTGTTCCCGTCATTAAAAATTCTTCTGAAAGAAGTTTTGTTGGTCTTGGCCGCGAACTGAACAATTTAGCAGAAAAAGCGCGCAACAAAAAACTGGCTCCAGATGATGTGCGTGGAGGTACTTTCTCAATCAGTAATTACGGCGGATTTGGCACAGTAATAGGGCAACCAATTATTAATCAACCACAAGTTGCTATTTTTGGCATTGGTGCTATGCAAAAGAAACCTGTTGTAATCAACGATGCAATTGCAATTCGCACAATGTGCTATTGTGTTCTTTCCTTTGATCATCGTGTCATCGATGGTTCAGACAGCGGTAAGTTTTTAAGCACAGTTAAAAATGTTCTTGAGAACTGGAATATTCCAGTTATTTAA